GGCAGCTATGTGAAGTGGAAAGTCGCGTGCCATTACTCCAAAGGGACATCCGATGTTGTAAATGCAATCCAATTTCACAAGTGAACATAAGGACTCTTTTATAAAGGAACTCGAGAATCGAGATGTATTTGAGCAATtgagatattttatatagcTACCTGCTTCGAGCTCGGTATGTAGACATTTCCCCCTGAATTAACAATCTATTAATGATTGCCTCAGAATGCCTAGCATAAGAGCGAGGGGGCACAGTGGAGCCCTGAATAAGAGAAATACTTTAATGTCTATGATTGTCAGAATCGACTTTAGTCAATTTAATAAACTTTGAAGTCAGTTACGGAGCCGaccttccttgtttgttcGGGCAAATTGCTGGGATCCACAGCTAACTATATCCAGCCCGTCAATTCTGAACCAATGTTGCCTGAAGACGGGCAGCTAGATTGTTCTTGGTCCGTGGAATGAATGAGCATTACGTAGATAAACATAAATTAGCTAGAACGAATATAGACGTCCGATGTCAGTTCTGATATGACGGTTGGTACGTCCAGTATACGATTCAGATGTATCAGCGCATAGAACTAGAGACCTCCGTTTAGTTCTGGGGAAACATTAACTTGTCGGTTATCGATACTCTGCCTTGCGCCGATTGGTTTCTCTTTGGATCACAGGCTGCAGTGTTCATCCATGCTTTGCTctaatatataataatttgCCTGTGTACTATGGCTAGATTCCACTTTCTGCGGTATTACTCTTAAGATGAGAACCAGGAGATACTAGCTGCCTGTGGGCTCATGCGCATTGAGACATACGTTGAGAAATGTGGTATACAATGTACTATGTCTTCAAATGTCACTTCCTACAGGCGCAACTCGAATCCACCATGAAGGCCACTTGAGCGCTGAATTTGACCTTTGGGCGGATGCTAGAGACCTTATACAACTAGCGTTGGGTATTCTGACGTTTCCTTACCGCATGTGTCGTATTCTTATTCGTACCTACTTCTACTCATTCACCCACGCAGCCACTgtccctttctctccttcctcgtccgcATTTTCTACTCTGTTATCTTTATCAATAGAGTTTTCGATATCGACAAATCCCAAATACACAGACGTAAAGGCATATCCGCCGTTCGATCGATCCTTGAACTTGTGTTGACGTCTCATATTAGTTGGCAGGGTTATCGGCTACGTATCTTGCCAACTAAAAATATGTACAGGCACTGAGCGTTATATTGCCTACCATTCTCGAGCATTCGCATTTCCATTCCTAATGCCTAGAAATTGCGACTCTCGAATTTCAAGTCCTGGTGCGAAACTCGATTGTGAGCTTATACTTTCCGCCTGAGCCCCTTCAACTTGGCTCCTGGAGCTGGTGTTGACCTAGGAAAATAGCAGGGTAAGGCTAATACTTTCTCGGGTGATAATTTCTCTACGACACATTGCTTTAAAAAAGGTGTGCGCGGCCACCGTTGGTGTGTATGTGAACAGGGGTAGCACTATAAATTCTAGGCCCCAAGGTAATGCCAACAAAGTGGATGTAGCGGATCGTTGCTACGAGGGACTATGGCTAATAGATTGTTTACCTTCCTGACGTccctcttgttcctttttctgaagCTCTCCCTCAGTATGCAAAACAATGTACGATAGTTTTCACCGTCGCCCTGCGGATATCCTATATAAATAAAGTACGTTACTGTCCACAGAATGACTTATCTGTGTGACGGGGGGTGAAGAGTTTGCCCACTAAGTACGGCGATAACGAAAGGATTTAGTGAGCAAAGCTCTGTTTCCTTGAGACACCCCTTCATCATGTTATTTAGCTAGGGTTGTGAGCGGGTAGTTATGTTATCTTGAGTGCAGGAGTACTCCAAGACTCTTTCATATACCTGTAAAACTGTGACGTGAACTGTTGTACCCCGACTAGCTATGAATGCTGCTAAGTAGATTTCCGCGCCAGCTGCTTCTATTCCTTCTATGATACGATATTTCCCCCCTGGGGCCAGAAGCCTTGTTTTGAGAGGGGCTATTGAGCTCAATAAGGCCACCAGTATTGATGTATGGATTGACGACTGCGAAAGGGCTTGGAACGTTGTATTCCGTGTTTCTCCTTTTATATGTTGGTCAATTGGACAGGTTTGCACatgtttatatatattctactCCATACTGATGCCTCTCTTGCTGAGCCTAAGGAGGCGACCGACTTCAGAGTGATTGGTCTCCCCCATGTTTCAGGTGTTTTTCTTCCACTTGAAAAGTGGTACATCGGCATTATGAATGGATAAATCCCCGCATACCACGTAGGTTAACCTGGTTTGGAAGGTGGAGCCCTGGCCGCGCGTGAGAGAGACTGCTAGAGGTACTGGATTTGTTACAATGCTACTAGTAGTCTGGGGTTAATATCTACTGGAATTCTGCCCCACCGGGCAATATCCACAATCGTAGGTGATTGGGGCGAACAGACCCATGGCGCCGCAGCGATCATATGAACGTCACAGTCCTCTAGCCAGGCGTGCCCCATGGAAGCCCACGGGAGCCAATCCATCACGAAGTTGCCAAACCCAAAATGCAATGACGCAAGAGATAGGGCTCCGCCTACACGTGATTGGACGCCACCCCGCAGATCATCCTTGGCCTCAGGCCCCCCAAAGGCTTCGTGTTGCTTAGTTCATGACTAGTCTTGAAGGTCGAAACGGCCAATGTCAGTTGGACTGTTATTTTCAACATCTGGGGCCTTCTCATGGTCTGACTCGCTGTGTATTGCACCCCTTTGTGCCCCACCATGCATGTCcctccacttttcttttctctcactGCGATTCCCCCACGGGGTTCCGCGTTGGGGAAATCGCTCGTGTGGGGTAACTCGTCTGATTGGGGGCAATCTCCTTAGAAAAAGGCGTTTTAATACGTGAAAACGGAGTGACTGTGCAACTTTGCCATGAATCGTGATTGTATTATGACGACCGACACTTTCCCCGTAGTATACATATGCTACGGTCTGGTCTCGTTTGATTCGGCGATGCTGAGACCAGCCCAACACCATGCGTAGTTGATTACTACTACTGTCTGACTCACACTGGAAAGTCATAGCGTCCAGGGTATGGGAAAACAATCAATCCCGCTGTTGGCCTGCAACACTTATAACTGCATGGCTATAGTGGTGGATGGAGCCTGAGTTTCGTATTCTGACACCATTGGAAAACATGGTTCGTAGACTGAATTCCCCGTCCACGCACTCTCCATTATCTGGTAGCGGCATGGGCCGCGTCTGACTACTGAGAGAATTTACAGGCAGTCTGATTGGCCATGATATGATTGGCCGTATGAAGACATTCGCTGAGGCTGTTACCCAATATGTCCTATAAAGCCAGACACGCATCCCCGCATCTCACGGTGGACACCTTACCTTGTTCTTGTGAGGTATCATAGCTATTTCCGCCAAGCTATGCTAACTACCTGGAAGCCACTCCAGAAATTAGAACTACTGTGTTTCTGTAGTTTGGATACCTGATACTCATTTGAAAACCCCCTTTCCCCTGCTAGATCTGCTATTCAGACTTCCCTTCTATTCCTTTCCCCAAGTTCCATAGAGCCTCACGATGAAAGACGAACTCGGACCGGATGCCGGCCACCAGAAGAAGTCAGATGGCATGGATGAAGTTTCTCCTACAGCCGAACATTCAGAGAAGCCAAGGCGCTCGAGTATTTACGACATCGAGGGCCGACCCGCCAATAAGCTCAGCGCCGTCTTCAAGAACCCTCTGGAAGGCATTCCCCGCCAGCAGCtgatggaggatgtggaCAGATTCTGTGCCCAGTATGGCCTGGAGACCCACAAGGAGCTTTTCCGTAAAGGAGCCCTGATTTCGCAGAATCCTCAGGATGCCCACAATATGCCAGAGCTGACCGAAGATGAGAGGGCGGCCATTCGGCGCGAACACACGCATAAATGGTCACAACCTTGGCAACTCTACTTTATGGCGTGTACGTAATGAAGTCAGCCGCTGAGAGCGGCatatcttttcatttttttgATATCATGAACTGTGCTTATTGGGTTCTAGCCATGTGCTCGTTGGCCGCCGCGGTTCAAGGTATGGACGAAACCGTCAACAATGGCGCCCAAGCCATTTACCTCAAGGTGAGATAGTCATATTCGACTACGAGGACTGCAGTGCTGATCATGTGTCAAGGAACTTACTATTAAGAGCGAATATATCACTGGTCTCGTCGTTGGCGCCCCGTATCTGGCCTGTGCGGTTATCGGCTGCTGGCTCACGGAGCCGATGAATAGGTACCTGGCACGGCGTGGTACGATTTGGGTGTCTTGCTTCATTGCCGCCGTCGCCTCAGTCTGGGAGGGTGTATGCAATTCCTGGGTCAACCTATTTATCGCTCGCTTCGTCCTTGGTCTCGGCATCGGTTCCAAATCGTCGACGGTCCCTGTCTACGCCGCCGAGTGTTCGCCCGCTCCAATTCGAGGGGCGTTGGTCATGATGTGGCAGATGTGGACCGCCTTCGGTATTATGCTGGGGAACATCATGGGTGTTGCGTTCATGGGCTTGCCAGACAATCTATCGTGGCGTCTGATGCTGGGCTCAACGGTGGTGTTGCCATTGATCGTCTGTGCGCAGGTCTACTTATGCCCTGAGTCTCCTCGTTGGTTGATTGAGCacaacaagatcaacaaggccTACGAGGCTTTCCGCATCCTTCGCCCTTCAGATCTACAAGCAGCACGCGACTTGTACTATGCATACGTCGGTGTCCAGCTCGAAAGGGAGGtgaacaagggaaagaacTTCTTCACTATGTTTCTGGAGCTGTTCACAATCCCCCGCAATGCACGTGCAACACTTGCCACCTGGATTGTCATGTTTTTGCAGCAGGTAAGTCATGAAACTTCCGGCCAATTCTCTTTAATGAACGTTCGGGGTGGACTATGTCAGCACGCGTCTCAACAAGCGTTGATTGGCCAAGTAGCGTTCTCACCTCCAGCGCTCCGGATGTCAACCCTGGCCCCTGGAACTCATCTTTGATGCTCTGCGCATGGAACCAGAGGCTAATCGAGGCTATATCTTCGTAGTTTTGCGGCGTGAACGTTATCGCCTACTATTCAACAACTATATTCACCGAATCAGGATATTCGATTCAGGAGGCGCTGTTAGCATCGATGGGAACAGGGATTCTGAACTGGGTCTTTGCGCTGCCAGCATTCTTCACGATTGACACATGGGGACGACGGAACCTCCTGCTATTTaccttccctttccttgcCATTTGCCTGTTCTG
This window of the Aspergillus oryzae RIB40 DNA, chromosome 8 genome carries:
- a CDS encoding sugar porter family MFS transporter (predicted transporter (major facilitator superfamily)), translated to MKDELGPDAGHQKKSDGMDEVSPTAEHSEKPRRSSIYDIEGRPANKLSAVFKNPLEGIPRQQLMEDVDRFCAQYGLETHKELFRKGALISQNPQDAHNMPELTEDERAAIRREHTHKWSQPWQLYFMASMCSLAAAVQGMDETVNNGAQAIYLKELTIKSEYITGLVVGAPYLACAVIGCWLTEPMNRYLARRGTIWVSCFIAAVASVWEGVCNSWVNLFIARFVLGLGIGSKSSTVPVYAAECSPAPIRGALVMMWQMWTAFGIMLGNIMGVAFMGLPDNLSWRLMLGSTVVLPLIVCAQVYLCPESPRWLIEHNKINKAYEAFRILRPSDLQAARDLYYAYVGVQLEREVNKGKNFFTMFLELFTIPRNARATLATWIVMFLQQFCGVNVIAYYSTTIFTESGYSIQEALLASMGTGILNWVFALPAFFTIDTWGRRNLLLFTFPFLAICLFWAGFSFWIEEGIKYSKKRVAMVTTGMYLFEVFYSPGEGPVPFTYSAEAFPLHVREVGMSWATATTWCFNFILSFTWPSLLRAFQPQGAFGWYAAWCLVGWVLVLLFVPETKSLTLEELDQVFSVPTRKHAMYQLRNTVWHFRVWVLRQKLEPLPKLYEGAEHLSEAGEK